The Sporomusa termitida genome has a window encoding:
- the asnS gene encoding asparagine--tRNA ligase has translation METALIKNLSRHVGEQVAVKGWVYNQRSSGKIVFLIIRDGSGLMQGVVAKQEIGEMVFAAAKKLTQESAVIVTGIVREEPRSVGGYEMQVTHMEIVSIAEDYPITHKEHGVDFLAEHRHLWIRTPRQAAVLRIRSEIEHALRNFFYERDFVLADAPIITPSACEGTTNLFALDYHGEKGYLSQSGQLYNEANAMALGRIYCFGPTFRAEKSKTRRHLLEFWMMEAEMAYYDIDANIQLQEEMIYYVIQRVLAKCQNELNTLDRDIEKLKAVTVPFPRISYTEAVELLKQGGEDFTWGEDFGAPHETIISSHFAAPVFVHRYPTAIKAFYMKPDPENPQVVLGADLLAPEGYGEIIGGGQRIDDLALLEQRLAEHKLPQEAFAWYLDLRRFGTVPHSGFGLGLERTVAWLCGLEHIRETIPFPRMLHKMYP, from the coding sequence GTGGAAACTGCATTAATAAAAAACTTATCCCGCCATGTTGGTGAGCAGGTGGCTGTCAAGGGATGGGTTTACAATCAGCGTTCTTCCGGAAAAATCGTATTTTTGATTATCCGGGATGGCTCCGGGTTGATGCAAGGTGTAGTAGCGAAGCAGGAAATAGGCGAAATGGTGTTTGCCGCCGCTAAAAAGCTAACCCAGGAAAGCGCTGTTATCGTTACAGGTATAGTACGGGAAGAGCCACGGTCAGTCGGCGGTTATGAAATGCAGGTAACTCATATGGAGATTGTCAGTATTGCTGAAGATTATCCTATTACCCATAAGGAACATGGGGTGGACTTTTTGGCTGAGCACCGGCATCTCTGGATTCGAACTCCCCGCCAGGCGGCAGTGCTGCGCATCCGTTCCGAGATTGAGCACGCATTGAGGAATTTTTTTTATGAGCGTGATTTTGTCCTGGCTGACGCCCCGATTATCACACCGTCGGCCTGTGAGGGGACAACAAATTTATTTGCCCTTGATTATCATGGGGAAAAAGGCTATTTGTCCCAAAGCGGGCAGCTATACAATGAAGCCAATGCTATGGCTTTAGGGCGGATCTATTGCTTTGGTCCCACTTTCCGGGCGGAAAAATCCAAAACCCGGCGCCATCTGCTGGAGTTCTGGATGATGGAAGCCGAAATGGCTTATTATGATATTGATGCCAATATCCAGCTGCAGGAAGAAATGATTTATTATGTGATTCAGCGAGTGCTCGCAAAATGCCAAAATGAGCTTAACACTCTGGACCGGGATATTGAAAAGCTAAAGGCGGTCACAGTGCCTTTTCCGCGCATCAGTTATACGGAGGCGGTTGAACTGCTTAAACAGGGCGGTGAGGATTTTACCTGGGGCGAGGACTTTGGCGCACCCCATGAAACGATTATTTCCAGTCATTTCGCTGCCCCGGTTTTTGTCCATCGCTATCCCACTGCCATTAAAGCTTTTTATATGAAACCAGATCCGGAAAATCCCCAGGTAGTGCTGGGGGCTGACCTGCTGGCGCCTGAGGGTTACGGTGAAATTATCGGCGGCGGTCAGCGCATTGACGATCTGGCGCTGCTTGAACAACGCCTGGCAGAACACAAATTACCCCAAGAAGCCTTTGCCTGGTATCTGGATTTGCGACGGTTTGGAACAGTGCCGCATTCTGGTTTTGGTCTGGGCCTGGAGCGGACAGTTGCCTGGCTGTGCGGCCTGGAGCATATCCGTGAGACTATACCGTTCCCGCGCATGCTGCATAAGATGTATCCCTGA
- a CDS encoding alpha/beta-type small acid-soluble spore protein — protein MSRSKKPVNPSAQSGLDRLKEETAAELGLKDYKNTYKGALTSADNGRVGGHMVRKMIEAQETKFNGTSNQATGSTLTAQYDVNKKS, from the coding sequence ATGTCAAGGAGCAAAAAACCAGTGAACCCTTCGGCGCAAAGTGGCCTCGATCGTCTGAAAGAAGAAACGGCTGCCGAGCTTGGTCTTAAAGACTACAAAAACACTTATAAAGGCGCCCTTACTTCAGCTGACAATGGCCGGGTAGGCGGTCACATGGTCCGCAAAATGATTGAAGCTCAGGAAACCAAATTTAACGGAACCAGCAACCAGGCTACGGGCAGCACTTTGACAGCCCAATATGATGTGAACAAGAAATCCTAA
- a CDS encoding aspartate kinase: MALIVKKFGGSSVATPEKIMAVAKRVLQEKNPDDKIVVVVSAMGDTTDELVGLAAAITDKTSGREMDMLLATGEQVSIALLAMAFAELGQPAVSMTGFQAGIATNETFNKAKITGITPDKVWQELNAGKIVVIAGFQGLTETGEITTLGRGGSDTTAVAIAAGLKADHCEIYTDVDGIYSSDPRVVATARRMKEITYNEMLEMARLGAGVMHPRSVELGKHYDMPIHVRSTFTCDSGTFIREEYTMEEKEFVIRGVTHDANVAKIAVLGVPDRPGMAYKIFSALAEANIDVDMIVQSVRALDKHIIDVVFTISQGDVPQAGSILEKLNAEMNFSGLTIEEQVAKVSVIGAGMLGNPGIAAATFGALADAGINIEVISTSEISISCLVAADKAKEAVNAIHNRFFPV, from the coding sequence ATGGCACTAATTGTAAAAAAATTTGGCGGAAGCTCAGTGGCTACACCAGAAAAAATTATGGCAGTTGCCAAAAGGGTATTACAAGAAAAGAATCCTGATGATAAAATAGTTGTTGTAGTATCGGCAATGGGGGATACTACCGATGAATTAGTCGGTTTGGCCGCGGCTATTACTGATAAGACTTCCGGCCGGGAAATGGATATGCTTCTGGCAACAGGTGAGCAGGTGTCAATCGCACTTTTAGCCATGGCATTTGCCGAACTGGGACAACCGGCAGTGTCCATGACCGGCTTTCAGGCTGGTATTGCCACAAATGAAACATTTAACAAGGCCAAGATTACAGGGATTACTCCCGACAAAGTATGGCAGGAACTTAATGCCGGCAAGATTGTGGTCATAGCAGGTTTTCAGGGGCTGACAGAAACCGGTGAGATTACTACTTTAGGCCGGGGCGGCTCCGACACCACTGCCGTTGCCATTGCTGCCGGACTGAAAGCAGACCACTGTGAGATTTATACTGATGTTGACGGTATTTATTCCTCTGACCCCCGGGTTGTTGCCACAGCCAGACGTATGAAAGAGATTACTTATAACGAAATGCTCGAGATGGCCCGGCTTGGTGCCGGTGTCATGCACCCGCGGTCAGTGGAGCTTGGTAAACATTATGACATGCCAATCCATGTCCGCTCCACTTTTACCTGTGATTCCGGTACATTTATCAGGGAGGAATATACAATGGAAGAAAAAGAGTTTGTCATTCGTGGCGTAACACATGATGCCAATGTAGCAAAGATTGCCGTGTTGGGCGTTCCTGACCGGCCAGGGATGGCCTATAAGATATTTTCTGCTTTGGCAGAAGCTAACATCGATGTTGATATGATCGTTCAGAGCGTCCGGGCCTTGGACAAACATATTATCGATGTGGTGTTTACCATTTCCCAGGGCGATGTTCCCCAGGCCGGGAGCATTTTAGAGAAGCTCAATGCAGAAATGAATTTTAGTGGTTTAACAATTGAAGAACAGGTAGCCAAAGTGTCAGTTATTGGTGCCGGTATGCTGGGAAATCCGGGCATTGCTGCCGCTACCTTCGGCGCACTGGCAGATGCCGGTATTAATATTGAAGTTATTAGTACTTCAGAAATAAGTATTTCCTGTCTCGTTGCAGCAGATAAGGCGAAAGAGGCTGTCAACGCCATACATAACCGTTTTTTTCCTGTTTAA
- a CDS encoding class II SORL domain-containing protein, protein MKIADLVQSADWKAEKHVPVIEAPAQAKAGEKVTVEVGVGKEIAHPNTTEHHIRWIKLFFKPDNTKFAYEVATFDFAAHGESTEGANKGPVYSESFAKAVVKLNVSGTFVAEAYCNIHGLWEGSQAISITE, encoded by the coding sequence ATGAAAATTGCAGATTTAGTGCAGAGTGCCGACTGGAAAGCGGAAAAGCATGTGCCGGTGATCGAAGCACCGGCGCAAGCTAAGGCCGGAGAGAAAGTTACGGTTGAGGTCGGTGTTGGCAAGGAAATTGCACATCCGAACACAACCGAACATCATATCCGCTGGATCAAGCTTTTCTTCAAGCCGGATAATACAAAATTTGCTTACGAGGTTGCCACCTTTGATTTTGCTGCTCACGGCGAATCCACTGAGGGTGCCAATAAAGGCCCGGTTTATTCTGAGTCATTTGCTAAAGCTGTAGTTAAACTGAATGTTTCCGGCACTTTTGTAGCGGAAGCGTACTGTAATATTCATGGCTTATGGGAAGGGTCCCAAGCCATCTCGATCACAGAATAA
- a CDS encoding MgtC/SapB family protein has translation MAEKKPPGGGRGRDSNSGERAEVRYFKGEEQFERWRKEFVQHQDYELKLAAVSKLSYEPADYQTQLVRQAYGELKLTDYSHLAGQAKTKVESEYVYPIITRIAAIVFLLGILVILFSPVTLLLTAALGVAAGVSLYFTIKDRDAAIIRAEQAAEAEAFRRNEQERLVYEEAKKRHEELENTRITRIEKLLAGETSAVRSRLDEVLNQLRLPMVVEVDIDFHVNIPLIRVWLPPKTVIPRQTCEMLPSGRIQYQDKDSRVYNKQYFELCAAIMLQIAAAVLANIPSFQEAYAAGIVNSEFSDDCILAVRVARDKIENINSAANAIAGMQALDAVYECDTSLVLYPVDMLRPPEWEDIEQQMLKSLRVRIFK, from the coding sequence ATGGCTGAGAAAAAGCCTCCTGGCGGCGGGCGAGGCAGAGACAGTAATTCCGGCGAGCGGGCTGAAGTCCGTTATTTTAAAGGGGAAGAGCAATTTGAACGCTGGCGGAAAGAATTTGTTCAACATCAGGATTATGAGCTTAAGCTGGCTGCGGTTAGCAAACTTAGCTATGAGCCTGCTGATTATCAAACCCAGTTGGTCCGTCAAGCGTATGGTGAACTCAAATTAACCGATTATAGCCACCTTGCGGGCCAGGCTAAAACTAAAGTCGAGTCCGAGTATGTATACCCGATTATCACCAGAATAGCAGCAATTGTGTTTCTGCTGGGTATATTGGTTATACTTTTCAGCCCTGTAACTCTGCTCCTGACGGCAGCGCTTGGCGTTGCTGCCGGTGTATCACTATACTTTACCATTAAAGACCGGGATGCAGCGATCATCCGCGCCGAGCAGGCGGCAGAGGCGGAAGCGTTCCGGCGTAATGAACAAGAGCGGTTAGTCTATGAGGAAGCTAAAAAACGGCATGAAGAACTGGAAAATACCCGCATAACACGGATTGAAAAACTGTTGGCAGGGGAAACAAGCGCTGTAAGGTCCAGACTGGATGAAGTCTTAAACCAATTGAGATTACCGATGGTTGTTGAAGTTGACATTGATTTTCACGTCAATATTCCGTTAATCAGGGTGTGGCTGCCGCCAAAAACAGTCATTCCCCGCCAGACTTGTGAAATGCTGCCTTCAGGGCGTATTCAATATCAGGATAAAGATAGCCGGGTATATAATAAACAATATTTTGAACTTTGTGCAGCGATTATGCTGCAAATAGCAGCCGCAGTTTTGGCCAATATTCCATCCTTTCAGGAAGCATATGCAGCCGGTATTGTGAATAGTGAATTTAGTGACGATTGTATTCTTGCCGTAAGAGTAGCCAGAGATAAAATTGAAAATATTAACAGCGCAGCCAACGCAATCGCCGGTATGCAGGCCCTTGATGCAGTATATGAGTGTGACACCTCTTTAGTGCTATATCCTGTCGATATGCTGCGGCCGCCGGAATGGGAAGACATTGAACAGCAAATGTTAAAAAGCTTGCGGGTGCGAATATTTAAATAA
- a CDS encoding RluA family pseudouridine synthase, translated as MPDFPVPPTCSPLPVKEFLRRQAGISLTLWRKIKHSGTLSLNGCPAATHDLVYPGDIVTATWPQATTITAEALPLAIAYEDEWLLAADKPAGMLVHPAAGQPSGTLANAVMHYYRQNNYACDFHPVNRLDRNTSGLVLIAKRPDIQHWLNQNQQHLLKTYLAAAAGRPQPDKGTLNMPIGRKPGSIIERQVTLAGQQAITHYNLLAAYKNASLLEIILATGRTHQIRVHFSHIGCPLLGDDLYGGPVNLIQRQALHAASLSLLHPITQQITEIISPLPQDLTDLLSQLGDQVTNML; from the coding sequence ATGCCGGATTTCCCAGTACCACCAACCTGCTCCCCGTTACCGGTAAAAGAGTTTTTGCGCCGCCAGGCAGGAATATCGCTGACATTGTGGCGTAAGATCAAACACAGCGGAACACTCAGCCTAAATGGCTGCCCCGCAGCAACGCATGACTTGGTGTATCCAGGTGATATCGTTACCGCCACCTGGCCGCAGGCCACAACAATTACGGCAGAAGCGTTACCACTGGCCATTGCCTACGAGGATGAATGGCTGTTAGCCGCAGACAAGCCGGCCGGTATGCTGGTGCACCCGGCAGCGGGGCAGCCGTCAGGCACCCTGGCCAATGCGGTTATGCATTATTACCGGCAAAATAACTATGCCTGCGATTTTCATCCCGTCAACAGGCTGGACCGCAATACGTCAGGCTTAGTACTTATTGCTAAACGGCCTGACATTCAGCACTGGCTGAATCAAAACCAGCAGCACCTGCTGAAAACTTACCTGGCCGCCGCCGCCGGCCGGCCTCAGCCGGACAAAGGTACCCTCAACATGCCTATTGGCCGCAAGCCGGGAAGCATTATTGAACGCCAGGTCACGTTGGCCGGCCAACAGGCAATCACCCATTATAACCTGCTTGCAGCCTATAAAAATGCCAGCTTACTGGAAATTATTCTGGCAACCGGCCGTACTCATCAGATACGGGTACATTTCAGTCATATTGGCTGCCCGCTGTTAGGCGATGATTTGTACGGTGGACCGGTAAATCTAATTCAGCGCCAGGCATTACATGCTGCCAGCCTCAGCTTACTACACCCAATTACGCAGCAGATTACCGAAATTATCAGCCCTCTGCCCCAAGATTTAACAGATCTTTTAAGCCAGCTTGGCGATCAGGTTACAAATATGCTATAA
- the fba gene encoding class II fructose-1,6-bisphosphate aldolase, translating to MSLVTSKDMFKKAYEGQYAVGAFNVNNMEIIQGIVDAAKEERAPLILQVSAGARKYAKHIYLMKLVEAAIEDSGLPICLHLDHGEDFEICKSCIDGGFTSVMIDGSKLPFEENIALTRKVVEYAHGRGVVVEAELGRLAGIEDAVNVSTKDATYTDPDQAVEFVERTGVDSLAIAIGTSHGAYKFKGESNLDFDRLATISRLLPAFPLVLHGASTVLPEFVEKCNNYGGQLKGAQGVPEDMLRRAGQLGVCKINIDTDLRLAMTASIREHLSKNPADFDPRQYLKPARAAITGMVKHKIRNVLNCSGRL from the coding sequence TTGTCATTAGTTACTTCAAAAGACATGTTTAAAAAAGCGTATGAAGGGCAATACGCTGTTGGCGCATTTAATGTTAATAACATGGAAATCATCCAGGGTATTGTTGATGCAGCCAAAGAAGAGCGGGCTCCGCTTATCCTCCAGGTGTCGGCCGGTGCCCGCAAATATGCTAAACATATCTATTTAATGAAGCTGGTTGAAGCAGCTATAGAAGATTCAGGCCTGCCGATTTGCTTACATCTTGATCACGGTGAAGATTTTGAAATCTGCAAATCCTGTATTGACGGGGGTTTTACCTCAGTCATGATCGACGGTTCCAAACTACCATTTGAAGAAAACATTGCCCTTACCAGAAAAGTAGTGGAATACGCCCACGGGCGCGGCGTTGTGGTCGAGGCTGAACTTGGCCGCCTGGCGGGTATCGAAGACGCTGTTAATGTCAGTACTAAAGACGCTACATATACCGATCCGGATCAGGCTGTTGAGTTTGTGGAAAGAACCGGTGTGGATTCCTTGGCAATCGCTATCGGCACCAGCCATGGGGCCTATAAATTCAAAGGTGAGAGCAACCTCGATTTTGACCGCTTAGCAACTATCTCCAGACTGCTCCCCGCTTTTCCCCTGGTGCTGCACGGTGCCTCCACCGTACTGCCTGAGTTTGTGGAGAAATGCAATAATTATGGCGGTCAGTTAAAGGGTGCGCAAGGTGTACCTGAAGATATGCTGCGCCGAGCCGGCCAACTGGGCGTATGTAAAATTAATATTGATACTGATCTGCGTTTGGCTATGACGGCGTCAATCAGAGAACACCTGTCCAAGAATCCAGCCGACTTTGATCCTCGTCAGTATCTCAAACCTGCCCGTGCGGCCATTACAGGTATGGTTAAACACAAAATCCGCAATGTCTTAAACTGCAGCGGCCGTCTATAA
- a CDS encoding SIR2 family protein, which translates to MINTTILLGGGASAAEGAPVQNLLFKKYFKALREKKNYSDRKRVSELCDYFKQMFFIDVLQDDLDAIEFPTFEEAIGLLDLAVRKRQSFKEFDLENIAKSSNRIGFIRQYLVLLMAEVLEDRTAAVKGLHRVLVDRLSELGCLADTVFLSTNYDVLIDQALIGRNDIAVDYGIDFSNYQSPACSAHQHKPVINLYKVHGSLNWSYCPTCNTLKLLNCQQGLLRLHTEPSQALCANCQSIKMPVIVPPTFFKNMSNNFINIVWHKTETCLRDVSHIIFCGYSFPDADMHIKYLLKRIQTNRPDRLRITVINNYPGKKQEKIDEEQKRYTRFLGTGIRYTDNTFEDFCRQPENFL; encoded by the coding sequence ATGATAAACACAACAATTCTATTAGGCGGTGGTGCATCTGCCGCCGAGGGCGCACCGGTACAAAACCTGCTGTTTAAGAAATATTTTAAAGCCCTCCGGGAAAAGAAAAACTACAGCGATCGCAAGCGGGTAAGCGAGCTTTGTGACTATTTTAAGCAAATGTTTTTTATTGATGTGCTTCAGGATGATCTGGATGCCATTGAGTTTCCAACCTTTGAAGAGGCGATTGGCCTCTTGGACTTAGCGGTTCGGAAACGGCAGTCTTTTAAAGAGTTTGATCTTGAAAACATTGCCAAGAGCAGTAATCGCATCGGGTTTATTAGGCAATATCTGGTGTTGTTAATGGCTGAGGTACTGGAAGATAGGACCGCAGCCGTAAAGGGGCTGCACCGTGTTTTAGTAGACCGGCTGAGCGAACTTGGCTGTCTGGCGGACACCGTATTTCTATCTACTAATTATGATGTATTAATCGATCAGGCGCTGATCGGCAGAAATGATATTGCGGTTGATTATGGTATAGACTTTAGTAATTATCAAAGTCCGGCCTGCTCCGCCCACCAGCATAAACCTGTTATTAACCTGTATAAAGTACATGGTTCACTTAATTGGTCCTATTGCCCCACTTGCAATACATTAAAGTTACTTAACTGCCAGCAGGGACTTCTGCGCTTGCATACAGAGCCGTCACAGGCGCTGTGTGCAAACTGCCAGTCCATAAAAATGCCGGTGATTGTACCACCGACATTTTTTAAAAATATGTCCAATAATTTCATAAATATAGTCTGGCATAAAACTGAAACCTGCCTGCGTGATGTCAGTCATATCATTTTCTGCGGTTATTCCTTCCCTGACGCAGACATGCATATTAAATATCTCTTAAAGCGGATTCAAACCAATCGCCCTGATCGTCTGCGCATCACGGTAATTAATAATTATCCTGGAAAAAAGCAGGAGAAGATCGATGAGGAACAGAAACGGTATACCCGGTTTTTGGGAACCGGTATCCGCTATACTGATAATACCTTTGAAGATTTCTGCAGGCAGCCGGAAAACTTCCTCTAA